In Sandaracinaceae bacterium, the following proteins share a genomic window:
- a CDS encoding RHS domain-containing protein, with product MTRFERSGWNDLLGVVDPGGTESRYEYDLKRRLVTVQRHDKVRERYTYDAVDRLSAKLRGDGTPLVQYTHGPGALLQKRATCDGQEETFEHDARGYKTLAANAAGECRFEHTAAGRRKADLRDDEGVRVRFAGERVLGIQTLGVGVQYHYPSGDTVLVVDPTDRVHRVQRLGAGIVQRDLASGVTEVSQHDGRGHCLSKTRFRGGADSVERPWTRRFWRSGEGDLRAREDSLRGTTRYAYDAAHRLSAVTYADGREDGYVHDPAGNLRQKPGLRDAHVGGRDDGLVQLDRGNRLYRANGDRFAYDERDHVCARQGAWGKLVYEHDALDRLRRISFAAATAGEAYPPGHPAYGLEIHRYGAPETVWEADYDALGRRTEVRAYGRDADGARVCERSRFWWYGDRLAAEEGPTGSLRVYVYIDERALVPFMAVDYASREEAAERPEDGERYYYFTDHRGCPERVEDDGGEVVWEATVHPYGECEVHVGADFHQPLRFPGHYHDATTGLHCNRFRYYSPELGRYLESDPVGIQGGLNLYGYCADGNPLRDVDLRGLNKPCPGNCPQQATPEEGAGREGTADDGAPQRTTRQRSASPEALAEARAKVAEAQAIHADLPRSLQAKTVAANGGPHLSGYDTESQGTRTGFSSEGRDPRTNLAYEQQIGHQSPANASVDPRQTRRGTIVGAQGDGETLPGGAAATHAERQSVVGQNHAGTNDPIGVSREQCGDCRSQFRQHATSPDRPHYPAPVIVADPAHTRVYNADGTVDVYRPTSDGGHELVRTVPSSEAPSATIVNYEGIDW from the coding sequence GTGACGCGCTTCGAGCGCAGCGGCTGGAACGACCTGCTGGGCGTGGTGGACCCCGGCGGCACCGAGAGCCGCTACGAGTACGACCTGAAGCGGCGGCTGGTGACGGTGCAGCGCCACGACAAGGTGCGCGAGCGCTACACGTACGACGCGGTGGACCGGCTGAGCGCGAAGCTGCGCGGGGACGGCACACCGCTCGTGCAGTACACGCACGGGCCGGGCGCGCTGCTGCAGAAGCGCGCGACGTGCGACGGGCAAGAAGAGACGTTCGAGCACGACGCGCGGGGGTACAAGACGCTCGCCGCGAACGCCGCGGGCGAGTGCCGCTTCGAGCACACGGCGGCCGGCCGTCGCAAGGCGGACCTGCGCGACGACGAGGGCGTGCGTGTGCGCTTCGCCGGCGAGCGCGTGCTGGGCATCCAGACGCTGGGTGTGGGGGTGCAGTACCACTACCCGAGCGGCGACACGGTGCTGGTGGTGGACCCGACGGACCGTGTGCACCGCGTGCAGCGGCTGGGCGCGGGCATCGTGCAGCGGGACCTGGCGAGCGGCGTGACGGAGGTTTCGCAGCACGACGGGCGCGGGCACTGCCTGAGCAAGACGCGCTTCCGCGGTGGGGCCGACAGCGTGGAGCGCCCGTGGACGCGGCGCTTCTGGCGCTCGGGTGAAGGAGACCTCCGAGCGCGGGAGGACTCGCTGCGCGGGACCACGCGCTACGCGTATGACGCGGCCCACCGGCTGAGCGCCGTGACGTACGCGGACGGCCGGGAAGACGGCTATGTGCATGACCCCGCCGGCAACCTCCGCCAGAAGCCGGGCCTACGCGACGCGCACGTGGGCGGGCGCGACGACGGGCTGGTGCAGCTGGACCGCGGCAACCGGCTCTACCGCGCGAACGGGGACCGGTTCGCGTACGACGAGCGGGACCATGTGTGTGCGCGGCAGGGGGCCTGGGGCAAGTTGGTCTACGAGCACGACGCGCTCGACCGCTTGAGGCGCATCTCGTTTGCGGCGGCGACGGCGGGGGAAGCGTACCCGCCCGGGCACCCGGCCTACGGGCTGGAGATACACCGCTACGGCGCGCCCGAGACGGTGTGGGAAGCGGACTACGACGCGCTCGGCCGGCGCACCGAGGTGCGCGCCTATGGACGCGACGCGGACGGCGCGCGGGTGTGCGAGCGCAGCCGGTTCTGGTGGTACGGGGACAGGCTGGCCGCGGAGGAAGGTCCGACGGGGTCACTGCGTGTGTATGTCTACATCGACGAGCGCGCGCTGGTGCCGTTCATGGCGGTGGACTACGCGTCGCGCGAGGAAGCCGCCGAGCGCCCAGAGGATGGCGAGCGCTACTACTACTTCACCGACCACCGGGGCTGCCCCGAGCGCGTGGAGGACGACGGCGGCGAGGTGGTGTGGGAAGCCACCGTGCATCCCTACGGCGAGTGCGAAGTGCACGTCGGCGCGGACTTCCACCAGCCGCTGCGCTTTCCGGGGCACTACCACGACGCGACCACCGGCCTGCACTGCAACCGGTTTCGGTACTACTCGCCCGAGCTCGGGAGGTACCTCGAGAGCGACCCGGTCGGCATCCAGGGCGGGCTCAACCTCTACGGCTACTGCGCCGATGGGAACCCACTGCGGGACGTGGACCTGCGTGGGCTCAACAAGCCCTGCCCTGGGAACTGTCCGCAGCAGGCCACGCCGGAGGAGGGGGCTGGCCGGGAGGGGACGGCAGACGATGGCGCACCCCAACGCACAACTCGCCAACGGAGCGCAAGCCCTGAAGCTCTCGCCGAGGCACGTGCCAAGGTTGCAGAAGCTCAAGCGATTCATGCAGACCTCCCTAGAAGTCTGCAGGCCAAGACTGTAGCGGCAAACGGAGGACCGCACCTTAGTGGGTACGACACCGAGTCTCAAGGAACCCGTACTGGCTTCTCCTCAGAGGGCAGAGACCCGCGGACCAATCTTGCGTACGAACAACAGATTGGGCATCAATCGCCAGCGAATGCATCCGTGGACCCACGGCAGACCCGACGAGGGACCATTGTAGGCGCGCAGGGAGACGGCGAGACGTTGCCCGGTGGCGCCGCAGCGACGCACGCCGAGCGACAATCGGTCGTTGGTCAGAACCACGCCGGAACGAACGACCCCATCGGAGTCTCTCGAGAACAATGTGGCGATTGCCGTAGTCAATTTCGACAGCACGCAACTAGCCCTGACCGCCCGCACTACCCGGCTCCCGTCATCGTCGCGGATCCTGCCCACACACGGGTCTACAACGCAGACGGGACCGTGGACGTCTACAGGCCTACTTCCGATGGAGGACACGAGCTTGTCCGAACCGTGCCATCCTCGGAGGCTCCCAGTGCCACTATTGTCAACTATGAAGGAATAGACTGGTGA
- a CDS encoding RHS domain-containing protein — MTRKVNRRGHAFEYAYDGAGRCTRARGEHGEVALLLTYLPTKQCTLVTHEENGAQWWYRYEPTGTLLEIEDPYGGIRSFQLDERGQPVAEVDATGQVYPYVRDAAGAVLGKRDPTGHVRPLDAAPHEVAAALEYEGPEVALEWEHGRLVPLGFDVPWSGSLPPQVPAAARAALAGAEVAGVEREERDAFDTLVRVEKSMGGEVLRRTYRYDGTGNLERYTDFDGGTWEYVFREWTACVEAHDPLGGVTRFERSGWNDLLGVVDPGGTESRYEYDLKRRLVTVQRHDKVRERYTYDAVDRLSAKLREDGTPLVQYTHGPGALLKKRTTCDGQEETFEHDARGYKTLAANAAGECRFEHTAGGRRKADLRDDEGVRVRFAGERVLGIQTLGVGVQYHYPSGDTVLVVDPTDRVHRVQRLGAGIVQRDLASGVTEVSQHDGRGHCLSKTRFRGGADRVERPWTRRFWRSGEGDLRAREDSLRGTTRYAYDAAHRLATVTHADGREEAYTHDTAGNLRQKPGLRDAHVGGRDDGLVQLDRGNRLYRANGDRFEYDERDHVRSRSGTWGKLVYEHDALDRLRRISFAAAMAGEAYPPGHPAYGLEIHRYGAPETVWEADYDALGRRTEVRAYGVGADGQRVCERSRFWWYGDRLAAEEGPTGSLRVYVYIDERALVPFMAVDYASREEATERPEDGERYYYFTDHRGCPERVEDDDGEVVWEATVHPYGECEVHVGADFHQPLRFPGHYHDATTGLHCNRFRYYSPELGRYLESDPVGIQGGLNLYGYCADGNPLRDVDLRGLACPDDCPPQATPEGGADSEGTLTGNRPGEVGGYGELTDARASTRRGDAEMVALDMDHIPSFRACQGAMEAVLGRPLEPHELNVLRDHLSAVATPRDVHRGDSPTYGGRNRSREVPGGARLHESDSGDLRTAAERDLGAHRAAMVERGHSTDDVDASVNSLRQRNDDIGTYDMPRMARDLGFIETDDD; from the coding sequence ATGACCCGCAAGGTCAACCGGCGCGGGCACGCCTTCGAGTACGCGTACGACGGCGCCGGGCGTTGCACGCGGGCGCGCGGCGAGCACGGCGAGGTGGCGCTGCTGCTGACGTACCTGCCCACGAAGCAGTGCACGCTGGTGACGCACGAAGAGAACGGCGCGCAGTGGTGGTACCGGTACGAGCCCACGGGGACGCTGCTGGAGATTGAAGACCCGTACGGCGGCATCCGGTCGTTCCAGCTCGACGAGCGCGGGCAGCCGGTCGCGGAAGTGGACGCGACCGGACAGGTGTACCCGTACGTGCGCGACGCGGCGGGTGCGGTGCTCGGCAAGCGCGACCCCACGGGGCACGTGCGCCCGCTGGACGCGGCTCCGCACGAAGTGGCTGCGGCGCTCGAGTACGAAGGCCCCGAGGTGGCGCTCGAGTGGGAGCACGGCCGGCTGGTGCCGTTGGGCTTCGACGTGCCGTGGTCGGGCTCGTTGCCGCCGCAGGTGCCGGCCGCGGCGCGGGCCGCGCTGGCGGGGGCGGAGGTGGCGGGGGTCGAGCGGGAAGAGCGCGACGCGTTCGACACGCTGGTGCGCGTGGAGAAGTCGATGGGCGGCGAGGTGCTGCGGCGCACGTACCGCTACGACGGCACCGGGAACCTCGAGCGCTACACGGACTTCGACGGGGGCACGTGGGAGTACGTGTTCCGGGAGTGGACGGCGTGTGTCGAGGCGCACGACCCGCTGGGCGGGGTGACGCGCTTCGAGCGCAGCGGCTGGAACGACCTGCTGGGCGTGGTGGACCCCGGCGGCACCGAGAGCCGCTACGAGTACGACCTGAAGCGGCGGCTGGTGACGGTGCAGCGCCACGACAAGGTGCGCGAGCGCTACACGTACGACGCGGTGGACCGGCTGAGCGCGAAGCTGCGTGAGGACGGCACGCCGCTGGTGCAGTACACGCACGGCCCGGGCGCGTTGCTGAAGAAGCGCACCACGTGCGACGGGCAAGAAGAGACGTTCGAGCACGACGCGCGGGGGTACAAGACGCTCGCCGCGAACGCAGCCGGCGAGTGCCGCTTCGAGCACACGGCGGGGGGCCGTCGCAAGGCGGACCTGCGCGACGACGAGGGCGTGCGCGTGCGCTTCGCGGGCGAGCGCGTGCTGGGCATCCAGACGCTGGGCGTGGGGGTGCAGTACCACTACCCGAGCGGCGACACCGTGCTGGTGGTGGACCCGACGGACCGGGTGCACCGCGTGCAGCGGCTGGGCGCGGGCATCGTGCAGCGGGACCTGGCGAGCGGCGTGACGGAGGTCTCGCAGCACGACGGGCGCGGGCACTGCCTGAGCAAGACGCGCTTCCGCGGTGGGGCGGACCGCGTGGAGCGCCCGTGGACGCGGCGCTTCTGGCGCTCGGGTGAAGGAGACCTCCGAGCGCGGGAGGACTCGCTGCGCGGGACCACGCGCTACGCATACGACGCGGCGCACCGGCTCGCGACGGTCACGCACGCGGACGGCCGGGAAGAAGCGTACACGCACGACACAGCCGGCAACCTCCGCCAGAAGCCGGGCCTACGCGACGCGCACGTGGGCGGGCGCGACGACGGGCTGGTGCAGCTCGACCGCGGCAACCGGCTGTACCGCGCGAACGGGGACCGGTTCGAGTACGACGAGCGGGACCACGTCCGGTCGCGTTCGGGAACGTGGGGCAAGCTGGTCTACGAGCACGACGCGCTCGACCGCTTGCGGCGCATCTCGTTTGCGGCGGCAATGGCGGGGGAAGCGTACCCGCCCGGGCACCCTGCGTACGGGCTGGAGATACACCGCTACGGCGCGCCCGAGACGGTGTGGGAGGCGGACTACGACGCGCTCGGCAGGCGCACCGAGGTGCGTGCCTACGGTGTGGGCGCGGATGGCCAGCGCGTGTGCGAGCGCAGCCGCTTCTGGTGGTACGGGGACAGGCTCGCCGCGGAGGAAGGTCCGACGGGGTCACTGCGTGTGTATGTCTACATCGACGAGCGCGCGCTGGTGCCGTTCATGGCGGTGGACTACGCGTCGCGCGAAGAAGCCACCGAGCGCCCGGAGGACGGCGAGCGCTACTACTACTTCACCGACCACCGGGGCTGCCCCGAGCGGGTCGAAGACGACGATGGCGAGGTGGTCTGGGAGGCGACCGTGCATCCGTACGGCGAGTGCGAGGTGCACGTCGGCGCGGACTTCCACCAGCCACTGCGCTTTCCGGGGCACTACCACGACGCGACCACGGGCCTGCACTGCAACCGGTTTCGGTACTACTCGCCCGAGCTCGGTCGGTATCTCGAGAGTGACCCCGTCGGCATCCAGGGCGGGCTCAACCTGTACGGCTACTGCGCCGATGGGAACCCGCTGCGGGACGTGGACCTCCGTGGGCTTGCGTGCCCGGACGATTGTCCTCCTCAGGCGACGCCGGAGGGGGGCGCGGACAGCGAAGGAACGCTAACGGGTAACCGTCCCGGCGAAGTAGGGGGCTACGGCGAACTCACGGACGCACGAGCCAGTACCCGCCGCGGCGACGCGGAAATGGTCGCATTGGACATGGACCACATTCCCTCATTTCGCGCATGTCAGGGCGCGATGGAGGCTGTGCTCGGACGCCCGCTAGAGCCCCACGAGCTCAACGTTCTCCGTGATCACCTCAGTGCGGTGGCTACCCCGCGAGACGTTCATCGCGGGGACAGTCCGACCTACGGAGGGCGCAACCGCAGCCGGGAAGTGCCTGGCGGCGCACGGCTCCACGAGAGCGACTCTGGCGACCTTCGAACGGCGGCAGAGCGAGATCTGGGCGCTCACCGTGCCGCCATGGTAGAACGTGGTCATTCGACTGATGATGTTGACGCTTCAGTGAATTCACTTCGACAACGAAACGATGACATAGGAACCTACGACATGCCGCGGATGGCTCGCGATCTTGGTTTTATTGAAACGGACGATGACTAG
- a CDS encoding DDE-type integrase/transposase/recombinase: MTTPSTFQSTVHEELRQRVAVFRYGVIAEIVQQPAGTPGLHAMMVEKAQREYEIPGSRRQRIATETIRGWVRDYRRGGFDALKPRPRADIGSSRSIPATVVDLLCETKEDRPELSIPMLIKTVREEYPEQVSPDLPLPPSTVHRVLARRGLMQKPTDEPTAKDRRRFAFREAGDLFMCDVMHGPRVTHDGRKQKAYLIAFIDDATRVIPHAEFKLSEGVAAFLPVFEQAILRRGLPKRLYVDNGSAFRSHQLQVACAKLGIVLIHARPYSPQGKGKMERWFRTVRLQFLPMLQPDDLRSLETLNRRLAGWVEGEYHRAPHRGLGGDTPLTRWSATAQGVRVAPPNAAECFRIDVKRKVARDRTVTLDGVAYEVDAALIGQSVTLRFDASRKPKERPVEVLYQGKHVQHVRPLDTLANCFVKRHNSHGETIVQGPAPEPVPVGISLRDLEDDDDARLF, from the coding sequence ATGACGACCCCAAGTACCTTTCAGAGCACCGTTCACGAGGAGCTGCGACAGCGCGTCGCCGTGTTCCGCTACGGCGTGATCGCCGAGATCGTGCAGCAGCCGGCCGGCACGCCGGGCCTGCACGCGATGATGGTCGAGAAGGCCCAGCGCGAATACGAGATCCCCGGCTCCAGGCGTCAGCGCATCGCCACGGAGACCATCCGTGGCTGGGTGCGCGACTACCGACGTGGTGGCTTCGACGCGCTCAAGCCGCGTCCGCGCGCCGACATCGGCAGCTCGCGCTCCATCCCCGCGACCGTGGTGGACCTCCTCTGCGAGACCAAGGAAGACCGGCCGGAGCTCTCGATCCCGATGCTCATCAAGACGGTGCGTGAGGAGTATCCCGAGCAGGTCTCTCCGGACTTGCCGCTACCACCGTCGACCGTGCACCGCGTCCTCGCGCGCCGCGGCCTGATGCAGAAGCCGACTGACGAGCCCACGGCCAAGGACCGTCGACGCTTCGCCTTCCGCGAAGCGGGCGACCTCTTCATGTGCGACGTCATGCACGGCCCGCGCGTGACGCACGACGGCCGCAAGCAGAAGGCGTACCTCATCGCATTCATCGACGACGCCACGCGCGTGATCCCGCACGCCGAGTTCAAGCTCTCCGAGGGTGTCGCCGCGTTCTTGCCGGTCTTCGAGCAGGCCATCCTCAGGCGCGGCTTGCCCAAGCGCCTCTACGTCGACAACGGCTCCGCCTTCCGCTCGCACCAACTGCAGGTGGCGTGCGCGAAGCTGGGTATCGTCCTGATCCACGCGCGCCCCTACTCCCCCCAGGGCAAGGGCAAGATGGAGCGCTGGTTCCGCACCGTCCGGCTCCAGTTCCTGCCCATGCTCCAGCCCGACGACCTGCGCTCCCTCGAGACGCTCAATCGACGTCTCGCGGGCTGGGTCGAGGGTGAGTACCACCGCGCGCCGCATCGCGGCCTCGGTGGGGACACGCCGCTCACGCGTTGGTCCGCCACCGCACAGGGGGTGCGCGTGGCGCCACCGAACGCGGCCGAGTGCTTCCGCATCGACGTGAAGCGCAAGGTCGCGCGCGACCGCACGGTGACGCTCGATGGAGTGGCCTACGAGGTCGACGCAGCCCTCATCGGTCAGAGCGTCACGCTTCGCTTCGACGCCTCCCGCAAGCCCAAAGAGCGTCCCGTCGAGGTGCTCTACCAGGGCAAGCACGTCCAGCACGTGCGCCCGCTCGACACCCTCGCCAACTGCTTCGTGAAGCGCCACAACTCGCACGGCGAGACCATCGTGCAGGGGCCGGCCCCCGAGCCGGTGCCCGTCGGAATCTCACTGCGAGACCTCGAGGACGACGACGACGCGAGGCTCTTCTGA
- a CDS encoding transposase has product MNQGGSCFGEQCGPRPLSRRPPPLSGSCGQVRRSLRSWPEPVERDALGTCSRTSVAWWTSWRGGRQHEPLTPGADGDGQPTAARGGALFHIDAESKRAGESFAKRHERRQAESRPASLELRAWVDRQRPLVEPRSELGKALGYLHRQWDRLMRFLDDPLIELTNNEVERDLRTHVLNRKTWYFCGDDESARRMANALTLIVTCRKLGISPRAYLRDALTRLLRGDKDLDAMMPDAFARRLRATKHDVPEDLAA; this is encoded by the coding sequence ATGAATCAAGGGGGTTCCTGTTTCGGCGAGCAGTGTGGACCGCGACCGCTCAGCCGTCGACCGCCTCCCCTCTCGGGGTCGTGCGGCCAGGTCCGCCGTAGCCTCCGCAGCTGGCCCGAGCCGGTTGAAAGGGACGCGCTCGGCACATGCTCAAGGACGAGCGTCGCGTGGTGGACGAGTTGGCGAGGAGGACGGCAGCATGAGCCCCTCACACCCGGCGCGGACGGCGACGGCCAACCAACAGCGGCTCGCGGCGGCGCGCTCTTCCACATCGACGCCGAGTCCAAGCGCGCAGGCGAGTCCTTCGCCAAACGCCACGAGCGACGACAAGCCGAGAGTCGACCGGCTTCGCTCGAACTCAGAGCATGGGTCGACCGACAACGACCCCTCGTCGAGCCTCGCTCCGAGCTCGGCAAGGCGCTCGGCTATCTCCATCGGCAGTGGGACCGCCTCATGCGCTTCCTCGACGACCCCCTCATCGAGCTCACCAACAACGAGGTCGAGCGCGACCTGAGAACCCACGTGCTCAACCGCAAGACCTGGTACTTCTGCGGCGACGACGAGAGCGCGCGCCGCATGGCCAACGCGCTCACCCTGATCGTCACCTGCCGCAAGCTCGGGATCTCGCCCCGCGCCTATCTCCGCGACGCGCTCACGCGCCTCCTCCGCGGCGACAAAGATCTCGACGCCATGATGCCCGACGCCTTCGCGCGGCGGTTGCGCGCTACCAAGCACGACGTCCCCGAAGATCTCGCCGCGTAG
- a CDS encoding IS66 family insertion sequence element accessory protein TnpB, protein MGVSVVVREDLPVARLADVVHAPARQGRHVADAATGVRLYLATVPVDGRKGIDGLSNVVRHAFGADPLSGSMFVFFSKEA, encoded by the coding sequence TTGGGGGTGTCGGTGGTGGTGCGGGAGGATCTCCCGGTGGCGCGGCTGGCGGACGTGGTGCACGCCCCTGCGCGCCAGGGGCGTCACGTTGCTGACGCTGCCACCGGGGTGCGGCTCTACCTGGCGACGGTGCCTGTGGACGGGCGCAAGGGTATCGACGGGCTCTCGAACGTGGTGCGGCACGCGTTCGGTGCGGACCCGTTGTCGGGCTCGATGTTCGTGTTCTTCTCGAAAGAGGCGTGA
- a CDS encoding transposase, whose translation MSKQAGSQGRGSSGRGGWRRWTPEDGADAVARWRASGLTAKEFAAQEGVSAQRLHRWSKQQVDTSSPPLSTPSPEAAAGLG comes from the coding sequence ATGTCAAAGCAAGCAGGTTCGCAGGGTCGAGGTAGTTCAGGGCGAGGTGGCTGGCGGCGTTGGACGCCGGAGGATGGGGCGGACGCGGTCGCTCGGTGGCGCGCGTCTGGGCTGACGGCGAAGGAGTTCGCGGCGCAGGAGGGGGTGTCTGCGCAGCGGCTCCATCGGTGGTCGAAGCAGCAGGTCGACACGAGCTCGCCGCCATTATCGACACCGTCCCCCGAAGCCGCCGCAGGCCTGGGGTGA
- a CDS encoding ExeA family protein, which yields MYCRHFAMTRLPFDKRLMQDELFESEALSEVSVRIKHLLDMRGIGLVTGESGSGKTTSCRSIVSTLNTGLYRVVYVTLTTGNVMDLYKTIAWELGLTAERNRAGLFRSIRDEVSRLCHENRLRPVLIVDEAHHLRTDVLEDLRLLTNYAMDSDNRLCIQLVGHPELRRRLNMAALDALAQRIVVRAHMRGLSRAETTAYFEHHLRLAGCNHPVFEAPAIEAIYQATSGLPRRTNLLAHHALLAAAVAKASNVTTEHVHAALDELA from the coding sequence ATGTACTGCCGACACTTCGCCATGACGCGCCTCCCCTTCGACAAGAGGCTCATGCAAGACGAGCTCTTCGAGTCCGAGGCGCTCTCCGAGGTGAGCGTGCGCATCAAGCACCTGCTCGACATGCGTGGCATCGGCCTCGTCACAGGGGAGAGCGGCTCGGGGAAGACCACCTCCTGCAGGTCGATCGTGTCCACGCTGAACACCGGGCTCTACCGCGTGGTCTACGTGACCCTCACCACTGGCAACGTGATGGACCTCTACAAGACCATCGCGTGGGAGCTCGGGCTGACCGCCGAACGCAACCGCGCCGGTCTCTTCCGCAGCATCCGTGACGAGGTGTCGCGCCTCTGCCACGAGAACCGGCTGCGGCCGGTGCTGATCGTCGACGAGGCGCACCACCTCCGCACCGACGTCCTCGAGGACCTGCGCTTGCTCACCAACTACGCCATGGACTCCGACAACCGCCTCTGCATCCAGCTCGTGGGCCACCCCGAGCTGCGTAGACGCCTGAACATGGCCGCCCTCGATGCACTCGCACAACGCATCGTCGTGCGCGCCCACATGCGTGGCCTCTCTCGTGCCGAGACCACCGCCTACTTCGAGCACCATCTGCGCCTCGCCGGCTGCAACCACCCCGTCTTCGAGGCCCCGGCCATCGAGGCCATCTACCAGGCCACCAGCGGGCTCCCCAGGCGCACCAACCTCCTCGCCCACCACGCACTCCTCGCAGCCGCCGTCGCCAAGGCCAGCAACGTCACCACCGAACACGTGCACGCCGCCCTCGACGAACTCGCGTAG
- a CDS encoding IS66 family transposase — MRHDLIETVSCPGCQEYIVSAGAPEHDRPARPARSRPRRAGHGRALRRAVSYVSGWAARRRAGVPLRANTLARNVSRLVDLLDPIVDEIARRVGRSTDLALDATSTRVLDPAHPLGIRHASLWLLTGDHEYALFRYAPKADAEALMNAFKDVVFANVRLTCDASPTMNCLEREGAIRAGCNAHGRRGLVAALRGGDLRAAEGIALYGTLFHIDAESKRAGESFAKRHERRQAESRPASLELRAWVDRQRPLVEPRSELGKALGYLHRQWDRLMRFLDDPLLELTNNEVERDLRTHVLNRKTWYFCGDDESARRMANALTLIITCRKLGISPRAYLRDALRRLLRGDKDLDGMMPDAFAQRLRAAKHDVPEDLAA, encoded by the coding sequence GTGCGACACGACCTGATCGAGACCGTCTCGTGCCCCGGGTGTCAGGAGTACATCGTGAGCGCAGGAGCGCCCGAGCATGATCGTCCCGCGCGGCCTGCTCGGTCCCGACCTCGTCGTGCAGGCCATGGTCGAGCACTACGGCGAGCGGTGTCGTACGTGAGCGGATGGGCAGCGCGCCGAAGAGCAGGGGTGCCGCTGCGCGCGAACACGCTCGCGCGAAACGTCAGCCGGCTGGTGGACCTCCTCGACCCCATCGTCGACGAGATCGCGCGGCGTGTAGGCCGCTCCACCGACCTCGCGCTCGACGCGACCAGTACGCGGGTGCTCGACCCCGCACACCCGCTCGGCATCCGCCACGCATCCCTCTGGTTGCTCACGGGCGACCACGAGTACGCGCTCTTTCGCTATGCGCCGAAGGCCGACGCGGAGGCGTTGATGAACGCGTTCAAGGACGTGGTCTTCGCGAACGTGCGCCTGACCTGTGACGCCTCCCCCACCATGAACTGCCTCGAGCGTGAGGGCGCCATCCGCGCGGGCTGCAACGCTCATGGCCGCCGCGGCCTCGTCGCCGCGCTGCGGGGCGGCGATCTCCGCGCCGCCGAGGGCATCGCCCTCTACGGCACGCTCTTCCACATCGACGCCGAGTCCAAGCGCGCGGGCGAGTCCTTCGCCAAACGCCACGAGCGACGACAAGCCGAGAGTCGACCGGCTTCGCTCGAACTCAGAGCATGGGTCGACCGACAACGACCCCTCGTCGAGCCTCGCTCCGAGCTCGGCAAGGCGCTCGGCTATCTCCACCGGCAGTGGGACCGCCTCATGCGCTTCCTCGACGACCCCCTCCTCGAGCTGACCAACAACGAGGTCGAGCGCGACCTCAGAACCCACGTGCTCAACCGCAAGACCTGGTACTTCTGCGGCGACGACGAGAGCGCGCGCCGCATGGCCAACGCGCTGACCCTGATCATCACTTGCCGCAAGCTCGGCATCTCGCCCCGCGCCTATCTCCGAGACGCGCTCAGGCGCCTCCTCCGCGGCGACAAAGATCTCGACGGCATGATGCCCGACGCCTTCGCGCAGCGGTTGCGTGCTGCCAAGCACGACGTCCCCGAAGATCTCGCCGCGTAG